The Candidatus Binataceae bacterium genome includes a region encoding these proteins:
- a CDS encoding aldo/keto reductase, producing MEYRAFGSTGIQISAMGFGCWEIGGGYGSIEEDGFIKAINRALDLGVNSFDTAEAYGMGASEKSLAKALGKRRKEAVITTKFGVGYAEAKDNNFRDSSRKRVTESIEKSLKALETDYVDVYLIHWPDRSIPFEEPMRALDDLVKAGKVRAVGLSNFKLSEIQSCMSVRRVDVVQYCWNMFDRRMQTEIFPYCREQKIGVMAYGSLAYGMLTGTFTEEMDFGKGDWRSKRGQLMNINLAQHLFDSEHYLKNLRAVEELKTMAKRYGKSLPQFALRWTTSNPIVSTALVGCRNAGEVDDNVGALGWSISDADMKEIDAIFARHGAVTMPQVWLETL from the coding sequence GTGGAATATCGGGCATTCGGCAGTACGGGTATCCAGATCTCCGCGATGGGGTTCGGATGCTGGGAGATCGGCGGCGGCTACGGCAGTATCGAAGAGGACGGCTTCATCAAGGCGATCAACCGCGCCCTCGACCTCGGCGTCAACAGCTTCGACACCGCCGAAGCCTATGGCATGGGGGCGTCGGAAAAATCGCTGGCGAAGGCGCTGGGCAAGCGCCGCAAGGAAGCCGTCATCACGACCAAGTTCGGCGTTGGTTACGCGGAAGCCAAGGACAACAATTTTCGCGACAGCAGCCGCAAGCGGGTCACCGAGTCAATCGAGAAGAGCCTCAAGGCGCTCGAGACCGACTACGTCGATGTCTATCTGATCCACTGGCCCGACCGCTCGATTCCGTTCGAAGAGCCGATGCGCGCGCTCGACGATTTGGTCAAGGCGGGCAAGGTCCGCGCGGTCGGCCTTTCGAACTTCAAGCTGAGCGAAATCCAGAGCTGCATGAGCGTGCGGCGCGTGGACGTCGTGCAGTATTGCTGGAACATGTTTGATCGGCGGATGCAGACCGAGATTTTTCCCTACTGCCGTGAGCAGAAGATCGGCGTGATGGCCTATGGTTCGCTCGCTTATGGGATGCTCACCGGCACCTTCACCGAGGAGATGGATTTCGGCAAGGGCGACTGGCGCAGCAAGCGCGGCCAGCTCATGAATATCAACCTCGCGCAGCATCTGTTTGACTCCGAGCACTACCTGAAAAACCTGCGCGCGGTCGAAGAGCTCAAGACAATGGCGAAGCGCTATGGCAAGAGCCTGCCGCAGTTCGCGTTGCGTTGGACGACCTCGAATCCGATCGTCAGCACAGCGCTGGTCGGATGCCGCAATGCGGGTGAAGTCGATGACAACGTCGGCGCACTCGGGTGGTCTATATCGGATGCCGACATGAAGGAAATCGACGCGATTTTCGCCCGTCACGGCGCGGTCACGATGCCACAGGTCTGGCTGGAAACTCTCTGA
- a CDS encoding amidohydrolase family protein, translating into MPVQKFQPMSKDFATFDCDAHVTEPPWLWERAKDWLTKDEFEALKNTIWFDPESEQLIVNGKAGAGIGAQKIHGTPGIVNVLALAGPGLKHDIQRALNVRNLKRDTAITAEQADYLDHKGSYEPKPRLKDMDTQGIDQVMIIPTDIDTYPWLLNALGAKAMCKAYNDWAYEYCQENPQRLFFAAMLPMQDPKFAEQEVYRVAAKGCRVGLVRPIDAMGNYPIQPKYERVWEAMQDTGMVYGMHPFPAFGSLKPPGYTEQHSGAELIGLAAFTSGLPHNFLVNVQDFQAEASLWVAVVLMTGFFERYPKLRAAVFEASSTWLSFVLDECDKYYRLYRNERQLPPLKRLPSETFFEYCVTGFEGDEAPPSRLPEFYENILAWSSDVYHHDGDDVWRAIETMRKCELPEKYQAQFLGQNARKLYKIDTPKSFIRDRVTEIERPAWWPTEEEVKAALKPEAAVSRQRAGYSMLAGSGGR; encoded by the coding sequence ATGCCCGTACAGAAATTCCAACCGATGAGCAAAGACTTCGCGACCTTTGACTGCGACGCGCACGTGACGGAGCCGCCGTGGCTGTGGGAGCGCGCCAAGGACTGGCTGACCAAGGACGAGTTCGAAGCGCTCAAAAACACGATCTGGTTTGACCCTGAGAGCGAACAGTTAATCGTTAACGGCAAGGCCGGCGCGGGAATCGGCGCGCAAAAGATTCATGGCACGCCGGGGATCGTCAACGTGCTGGCGCTGGCCGGGCCGGGCCTCAAGCACGATATTCAGCGCGCGTTGAACGTGCGCAACCTCAAGCGCGATACGGCGATCACCGCGGAGCAGGCCGACTACCTCGATCACAAGGGTTCCTACGAGCCCAAGCCCCGCCTCAAGGACATGGACACCCAGGGGATCGATCAGGTGATGATCATCCCGACCGACATCGATACCTATCCGTGGCTGCTGAACGCGCTCGGGGCCAAGGCGATGTGCAAAGCCTACAACGACTGGGCTTATGAGTACTGTCAGGAGAATCCGCAACGGCTGTTCTTTGCCGCGATGCTGCCGATGCAGGATCCGAAATTTGCCGAGCAGGAAGTTTATCGCGTCGCCGCCAAGGGCTGCCGTGTCGGTCTGGTCCGGCCGATCGACGCGATGGGGAACTACCCGATCCAGCCCAAGTACGAACGCGTCTGGGAGGCGATGCAAGATACCGGCATGGTTTACGGGATGCATCCGTTCCCAGCCTTCGGCTCGCTCAAGCCGCCCGGCTACACTGAGCAGCATTCGGGCGCAGAACTGATCGGGCTTGCGGCGTTTACCAGCGGCCTGCCGCACAACTTTCTGGTTAACGTGCAGGACTTTCAGGCGGAAGCGTCACTGTGGGTCGCGGTAGTGCTGATGACCGGGTTCTTCGAGCGCTATCCCAAACTGCGTGCTGCGGTCTTCGAGGCCTCATCGACCTGGTTGAGCTTCGTGCTCGACGAGTGCGACAAGTACTATCGGCTCTATCGCAATGAGCGGCAGTTGCCGCCGCTCAAGCGCCTGCCGAGCGAGACCTTCTTCGAGTACTGCGTCACCGGTTTCGAGGGCGACGAGGCGCCGCCATCGCGCCTGCCGGAATTCTACGAGAACATTTTGGCGTGGTCATCCGACGTTTATCATCACGACGGCGACGACGTCTGGCGGGCGATCGAAACCATGCGCAAGTGCGAGTTGCCCGAGAAATATCAGGCGCAATTCCTCGGCCAGAATGCGCGCAAACTGTACAAAATCGATACGCCGAAAAGCTTCATCCGCGACCGCGTGACCGAGATCGAGCGGCCCGCCTGGTGGCCGACGGAAGAGGAGGTCAAGGCGGCGCTCAAGCCCGAAGCTGCAGTTTCCCGCCAACGCGCCGGATATTCCATGCTCGCCGGCAGCGGCGGACGTTAG
- a CDS encoding amidohydrolase family protein produces the protein MANKRFTVFDADSHVVEPAELWTKYLEPEYRTLGKHALWREEGKLGSYLKVNGKVFRDTMNSNIPRHAIWRPGMTWDKVGELDPKQRHAPTAGASEPKARLRDMDAMGIDQALLYPTWFAEGFHLVEDPEVAYALARAYNDWIADFCKAAPNRLFAAAMVPLQSMDYTVEELRRIGKNPSFRGAFIRPMFLEGHYFTHPFYDPLWAELESLGLTAAVHPAAGLWNPEWTSHAQFFEKVKGRFNQRFAIAEAGGGPSAGGGGGQGFNFVATPPLGHPLAPIISPWLDNHMFVASTLIGFTVMQRYPKMKVVVAHGKASWMEEVLEKMEASTRTFPLLHFYPVRTDTEELWEEGNVMLGFDAEERLIQRLPHDFAEKIVWGSRYPHHDTTSALDAIDLLTRARVDEPTLARMFGGNAAAQFGVTLTRTAENHA, from the coding sequence ATGGCCAACAAACGCTTTACCGTCTTCGACGCCGATTCTCACGTCGTCGAGCCTGCGGAGCTCTGGACGAAATATCTGGAGCCTGAATATCGCACCCTGGGGAAACATGCCCTGTGGCGCGAAGAAGGCAAACTCGGTTCCTATCTGAAAGTTAACGGCAAGGTCTTTCGAGATACGATGAATTCCAATATCCCGCGCCATGCGATTTGGCGGCCCGGGATGACCTGGGACAAAGTCGGCGAGCTCGATCCGAAGCAGCGTCACGCGCCGACTGCGGGGGCCTCGGAGCCCAAGGCGCGGCTGCGGGATATGGACGCGATGGGCATCGATCAGGCCTTGCTCTATCCGACCTGGTTTGCCGAGGGTTTCCATCTCGTCGAAGATCCGGAGGTCGCCTACGCGCTCGCCCGCGCCTACAACGACTGGATCGCAGATTTCTGCAAGGCCGCGCCAAACCGGCTGTTTGCGGCCGCGATGGTCCCGCTACAGAGCATGGATTATACGGTCGAAGAGCTGCGCCGGATCGGGAAGAACCCAAGCTTTCGCGGCGCCTTCATCCGCCCGATGTTCCTCGAAGGGCACTACTTCACCCATCCGTTTTACGATCCGCTGTGGGCCGAGCTCGAGAGCTTGGGACTGACCGCCGCGGTGCATCCCGCGGCCGGCTTGTGGAACCCTGAATGGACTTCGCACGCGCAATTTTTCGAGAAAGTGAAGGGCCGATTTAACCAGCGCTTCGCGATCGCAGAGGCTGGCGGCGGACCGTCTGCCGGCGGCGGCGGCGGTCAGGGTTTCAATTTCGTCGCGACTCCGCCGCTGGGTCATCCGCTCGCGCCCATCATTTCGCCGTGGCTGGACAATCACATGTTCGTCGCCTCGACGCTGATCGGTTTCACGGTGATGCAGCGCTATCCGAAGATGAAAGTCGTCGTCGCGCACGGCAAGGCGTCGTGGATGGAAGAGGTGCTCGAGAAGATGGAGGCCTCGACCCGGACCTTCCCGCTGCTGCATTTTTATCCTGTGCGCACGGACACCGAGGAGCTCTGGGAAGAAGGCAATGTGATGCTCGGGTTCGACGCCGAGGAACGGCTGATCCAGCGCTTGCCGCATGACTTCGCGGAAAAGATCGTCTGGGGCTCACGCTATCCGCATCACGATACCACCAGCGCGCTCGACGCGATCGATCTGCTGACTCGCGCGCGGGTCGATGAGCCGACGCTGGCGCGGATGTTCGGCGGCAACGCCGCCGCGCAGTTCGGCGTGACCCTCACGCGCACGGCCGAGAACCACGCGTGA
- a CDS encoding phosphotransferase family protein: MASAPAMQGKTPAMQEKIADYLKSKLPAARDLTLSEWVQTAVGWSHEIYVFYANWREDGQTRRRGFCLRVDPGVGLLRELSSLEEQFRVIKALEATAAPTPKAYWYESDPALLGGPFLIMEKVEGEATNPWSRAGKQYYAEAAKRGKLPRSFVEALASLHNLDWRAAGLDFIGVPGPGKDFALREIAKWESLINQSIRKPEPVLTEVLMWLKANAPAAPRLAFVHGAYRTGNLIIKDDAIAAIIDWELQVIGDPMYDVTYVLSDLNREGSPLLSCVVEHDLFVNYYQQLTGLTIDFEACRYYQVLYMMRTAAFWLSASGLFAEGRSKDLRLARTTYSVPVVLDMAAKALGF; encoded by the coding sequence ATGGCCAGCGCTCCGGCGATGCAGGGAAAGACTCCGGCGATGCAGGAAAAAATCGCCGACTACCTTAAGTCCAAGCTGCCCGCAGCGCGCGATCTGACCCTTTCGGAGTGGGTGCAGACCGCGGTCGGCTGGTCGCACGAGATTTACGTCTTCTACGCCAACTGGCGCGAGGACGGCCAGACGAGGCGCCGCGGCTTCTGCCTGCGGGTTGACCCGGGCGTTGGCCTGCTGCGCGAGCTCTCCAGCCTCGAAGAGCAATTTCGCGTGATCAAGGCGCTCGAAGCGACCGCGGCGCCCACTCCCAAAGCTTACTGGTACGAATCTGATCCGGCGTTGCTTGGCGGTCCTTTCCTGATCATGGAAAAGGTTGAAGGCGAAGCCACCAATCCGTGGTCGCGCGCCGGCAAACAGTACTATGCGGAGGCGGCCAAGCGCGGGAAGCTCCCGCGCAGCTTCGTCGAGGCGCTCGCTTCGCTGCACAATCTCGACTGGCGCGCCGCCGGTCTCGATTTCATCGGCGTGCCCGGCCCGGGCAAGGATTTCGCCCTGCGGGAAATCGCCAAGTGGGAATCGCTGATTAACCAGTCGATTCGCAAGCCTGAGCCGGTGTTGACCGAGGTCCTGATGTGGCTCAAGGCCAACGCGCCCGCGGCGCCGCGGCTGGCCTTCGTGCATGGCGCGTATCGCACCGGCAATCTGATCATCAAAGATGATGCGATTGCGGCGATCATCGACTGGGAACTGCAGGTAATCGGCGATCCGATGTACGACGTCACCTATGTGCTGTCGGATTTGAATCGTGAAGGTTCGCCGCTGCTCTCGTGCGTGGTCGAGCATGACCTCTTTGTCAATTACTACCAGCAGCTCACCGGACTGACTATTGATTTCGAGGCTTGCCGCTACTACCAGGTCCTCTACATGATGCGCACCGCGGCTTTCTGGTTGAGCGCGTCGGGACTTTTCGCCGAGGGCCGCAGCAAAGATCTGCGCCTGGCGCGCACTACCTATTCGGTGCCGGTGGTGCTCGACATGGCCGCCAAGGCTCTCGGCTTCTGA
- the clpP gene encoding ATP-dependent Clp endopeptidase proteolytic subunit ClpP codes for MSILVPFVVEQTGRGERSYDIYSRLLKDRIVFVGGQITDDVANVVTAQLLFLESEDPEKEINMYINSPGGSVTAGLAMYDTMQFVKPPVSTLCVGQAASMGAVLLAAGAKGRRYSLPHARIMIHQLSGGFEGQAADINIQAREALRLHELLNQILAQHTGQPIKKIEKDTDRDNFLSAAQAVEYGLIDEMIAGRSLPRTP; via the coding sequence ATGAGTATCCTTGTACCATTCGTGGTCGAACAAACCGGGCGGGGCGAGCGGTCGTACGACATCTATTCGCGCCTGCTCAAGGATCGGATCGTTTTTGTCGGCGGCCAGATTACTGACGACGTTGCGAACGTGGTGACGGCGCAGCTGCTGTTCCTGGAGTCGGAGGATCCGGAAAAAGAGATCAACATGTATATCAACTCGCCAGGCGGATCGGTAACGGCCGGCCTCGCGATGTACGATACGATGCAGTTCGTGAAGCCTCCGGTCTCGACGCTGTGCGTCGGGCAGGCCGCGAGTATGGGCGCGGTGCTGCTCGCCGCCGGGGCCAAGGGGCGGCGCTACTCACTGCCGCACGCGCGCATCATGATTCATCAGCTATCCGGAGGCTTCGAGGGACAGGCGGCGGATATCAATATTCAGGCGCGTGAAGCGCTGCGGCTGCACGAGTTGCTCAACCAGATCCTCGCGCAGCATACCGGTCAGCCGATCAAAAAGATCGAGAAGGATACCGATCGCGATAACTTCCTGAGCGCGGCGCAGGCGGTCGAGTACGGACTGATCGACGAGATGATCGCCGGCCGCAGCCTGCCGCGCACTCCGTAA